The following proteins come from a genomic window of Salvia hispanica cultivar TCC Black 2014 chromosome 4, UniMelb_Shisp_WGS_1.0, whole genome shotgun sequence:
- the LOC125217776 gene encoding cactin-like, which yields MPRRRYSDDSSSESPSDSDRRSGKRRRSESESKRRRRRDSDSDSDAPSKRKSSSKRKITEDEITEYLAKKAQKKAMKVAKKLKLQSKDVSGYSNDSNPFGDSNLNEKFVWRKKIEKDVSQGVPLDEFSLKSEKKRQKERKAEIEKVKKRREERAIEKAQREEEMALLARERARAEFQDWEKKEEEFHFDQSKIRSEIRLREGRMKPIDILTKHLDHSDDFEIDINEPYMVFKGLTVKEMEELHNDIKMHLDLDRATPTHVVYWEALSVVSEWELAEARKKDALDRARVRGEKLPPEMIGEERGLHMSIEADVKSLLQGKTYSELEAMQSQIESQMRSGTAKVVEYWEAILKRLRIYKAKALLKEFHTSMLRRHLERLETPSEGENIKTEPAQELDEQESDQDMEVTEYAGATASPAPVTEVEAPDEEEPAGSYSPQLLHGDEDEEEDAIDPEEDKAILERKRIAVKEDRRIQEISSRQNPPEDNNFERSAMKTMGAMEEGDVVFGSSDEINLDSQVYWWHDKYRPRKPKYFNRVHTGYEWNKYNQTHYDHDNPPPKIVQGYKFNIFYPDLVDKQKAPNYTIEKDGDSGETCIIRFHAGPPYEDIAFRIVNKEWEYSHKKGFKCTFERGILHVYFNFKRYRYRR from the exons ATGCCGCGGCGACGCTACTCCGACGATTCCTCGTCGGAATCACCATCCGATTCCGACCGAAGGAGTGGTAAACGGCGCCGTTCCGAGTCCGAATCCAAGCGCAGGCGGCGGCGGGATTCCGACTCCGATTCCGACGCGCCATCCAAGAGAAAGAGTAGCAGTAAGCGGAAGATTACCGAGGATGAGATTACTGAGTATCTCGCCAAGAAGGCTCAGAAGAAG GCTATGAAAGTTGcgaagaaattgaagttgcAGAGCAAAGACGTTTCCGGTTATTCTAATGATTCAAATCCTTTTGgtgattcaaatttgaatgaaaa atTTGTGTGGAGAAAGAAGATTGAGAAGGATGTGTCACAGGGTGTGCCACTTGATGAGTTCTCTCTAAAATCAGAGAAGAAGAGGCAGAAGGAAAGAAAG GCtgagattgaaaaagttaaaaagagaagagaagaaaggGCTATTGAGAAAGCCCAACGTGAGGAAGAGATGGCTTTACTGGCTAGGGAGCGAGCACGAGCTGAATTCCAAGACTGggagaagaaagaagaagag TTTCATTTTGATCAAAGCAAAATCAGATCAGAGATTCGATTACGTGAAGGTCGTATGAAGCCGATTGACATTCTCACTAAACATCTAGATCATTCTGATGACTTTGAGATAGATATAAATGAACCGTACATGGTCTTCAAG ggCTTGACCGTTAAAGAAATGGAAGAGCTTCATAATGACATAAAGATGCACCTTGATTTAGACAGAGCCACCCCTACACATGTAGTATATTGGGAG GCACTTTCAGTAGTTTCTGAATGGGAACTAGCTGAAGCCAGGAAAAAAGATGCACTAGATCGTGCAAGAGTGCGAGGAGAGAAATTACCTCCAGAGATGATAGGTGAAGAACGAGGATTACACATGAGCATTGAAGCTGATGTTAAAAGTCTGTTGCAGGGCAAAACCTATAGTGAATTAGAAGCCATGCAATCCCAGATTGAATCACAAATGAGATCTGGGACTGCGAAAGTGGTTGAATACTGGGAAGCTATCCTTAAACGACTCCGTATTTACAAAGCAAAG GCTTTATTGAAGGAATTCCATACAAGCATGCTGCGCAGGCATTTGGAACGCCTAGAGACCCCATCTGAGGGTGAAAATATCAAGACAGAACCGGCTCAAGAACTTGATGAGCAGGAGTCTGATCAAGATATGGAGGTTACGGAGTATGCAGGTGCTACAGCCTCTCCGGCACCTGTAACGGAAGTGGAGGCCCCAGACGAAGAAGAACCAGCTGGATCATATTCACCACAACTATTGCATGGTgacgaagatgaagaagaagacgcAATTGACCCTGAAGAGGACAAAGCTATTTTG GAGAGGAAGCGTATTGCTGTAAAAGAAGACCGCCGCATCCAAGAAATCTCTTCGAGACAGAATCCGCCAGAGGATAATAACTTTGAGAGAAGTGCCATGAAAACCATGGGGGCAATGGAAGAAGGAGATGTCGTGTTTGGCTCTAGTGATGAGATCAACCTCGATTCTCAG GTGTACTGGTGGCATGATAAATACCGACCAAGAAAGCCAAAGTACTTTAACCGCGTACATACTGGTTATGAGTGGAATAAGTATAACCAGACACATTACGACCATGACAATCCTCCCCCCAAAATAGTTCAAGGTTATAAATTCAACATCTTCTATCCAGATCTAGTCGATAAACAAAAGGCGCCCAACTACACCATCGAGAAAGATGGTGATAGTGGTGAGACCTGCATCATCAGGTTCCATGCAGGGCCGCCGTATGAAGACATA GCATTTCGTATCGTCAATAAGGAGTGGGAGTATTCACATAAAAAAGGATTCAAATGTACGTTTGAACGGGGAATCCTGCATGTCTACTTCAACTTCAAAAGGTACCGCTATCGTCGTTGA
- the LOC125218807 gene encoding cell division control protein 2 homolog C: protein MEKYEKLEKVGEGTYGKVYKAKEISTGQVVALKKTRLEMDEEGVPPTALREVSLLQMLSQSLYVVRLLCVEHVDNKNGKPLLYLVFEYLDTDLKKFIDSHRKGPNPRPLAPQLVQSFLYQLCKGVAHCHSHGVLHRDLKPQNLLLDKEKGILKIADLGLGRSFTVPLKSYTHEIVTLWYRAPEVLLGSTHYSTAVDMWSVGCIFAEMVRRQALFPGDSEFQQLLHIFRLLGTPTEKEWPGVSSLRDWHVYPQWEPQNLARAVPSLGPDGVDLLSKMLQYDPADRISAKAAMDHPYFDSLDKCQF from the exons atggAGAAGTACGAGAAGCTGGAGAAGGTCGGCGAGGGAACCTACGGCAAGGTCTACAAGGCCAAGGAGATCTCCACCGGCCAGGTCGTCGCCCTGAAGAAGACCCGCCTCGAGATGGACGAGGAGGGCGTCCCTCCCACCGCGCTGCGCGAGGTCTCCCTCCTCCAGATGCTCTCCCAGTCGCTCTACGTCGTGCGCCTCCTCTGCGTCGAGCACGTCGACAACAAGAACGGCAAGCCCCTCCTCTACCTCGTCTTCGAGTATCTCGACACCGATCTCAAGAAATTCATCGATTCCCACCGCAAGGGCCCCAACCCTAGGCCCCTCGCGCCGCAGCTCGTCCAGAGCTTCCTCTACCAGCTCTGCAAGGGGGTCGCCCACTGCCACAGCCACGGCGTCCTCCACCGCGATCTCAAGCCGCAGAATCTGCTGCTCGATAAGGAGAAGGGGATTCTCAAGATCGCCGATCTCGGCCTCGGGAGGTCGTTCACCGTCCCTCTCAAGAGCTATACGCATGAG ATCGTCACTCTGTGGTACAGAGCTCCTGAGGTTCTTCTCGGATCGACTCATTACTCGACTGCAGTTGATATGTGGTCTGTTGGCTGTATTTTTG CGGAGATGGTGAGAAGGCAAGCCTTGTTTCCTGGGGATTCTGAGTTTCAGCAGCTTCTCCACATTTTTAG GTTGCTGGGAACGCCTACTGAGAAGGAGTGGCCGGGAGTTAGCTCTCTGCGCGACTGGCACGTGTATCCCCAGTGGGAGCCTCAAAACTTGGCTCGCGCTGTTCCATCTCTCGGACCTGATGGTGTTGACCTTCTATCC AAGATGCTTCAGTATGATCCTGCTGATAGAATCTCAGCTAAAGCTGCTATGGATCATCCCTACTTCGACAGTTTGGATAAATGTCAGTTCTGA
- the LOC125218808 gene encoding putative late blight resistance protein homolog R1C-3: MAAYAALVSLMRIIDDIETHPSPPISLDNQQVKSITEIVTFLQEFLEVYKSPYEYSDEADPLEIRILDASHTAEDVIESYIIDIIQLSASAADDGVDEQISCIHFYQDLQNVIEEIDLIKKEVAGFTREKVVHHTNSGFDETGLRSSSTEKNHLMVGFDDVLLQLLDRLTDGNTSRQIIPIVGMGGIGKTTLAKGAFKHALIKEHFDICVWATISQDYNIVETLREVLTRAGGSSSTMDEKELEVRLFKCLWGRRYLIILDDMWSIDVWDRLKFSFPDCHEGSRIVVTTRMSNLGAHLTNSNSLFKIGFLDEVSSWTLFSKVVFGEQSFPTQLESIGKRIMKKCNGLPLCIVVIGGLMAKSERTLGYWEHIEKNLSSIVNSENDDYCLRLLKLSYNYLPAYLKPCFLYMGVFEEDSEIRASIIVQLWISEGFLKPIDAKSLTTVAEQYLKELVERNLILVHESEILGKVKSYKIHDLLRDLSMKEAEKHRFFYILGEKSPQGLISQQRIVIPGSTSWTKTQDALEYMSYARSYLVSGNKRVDRFPNSRYLRLSHTCDWQSSKLNVFQLMNSRYCRFEADAKFVIPSSINLLWNLDTLIISSAKDLIAPIEIWKMYKLRHLEFNDQRLHLPDPPLSAEDDIIIMGNLEVVRGVKNFNVGEDIVKTNPNIKELDMVYDGQLIDGVNHLSKLESLELWAHSPDIGNYLHKINFPPSLKNLILHLPSNFELEDKMQMIGSLPLLEKLESWGGRFRTREWETIEDQFLSLKSLTLSHCGDLENWTVTDSSHFPLLIELCLSYLDELKEIPSVIGEIPTLRSIALEFCNESVVLSAKQILDEQEDLNGDQLDLFVYAGVWKEDRALKKLATSNFEVTVQLYYREKLLESSDSSDDG; the protein is encoded by the exons ATGGCAGCTTATGCAGCTCTGGTTTCTCTTATGCGTATCATAGATGATATTGAAACTCATCCGTCTCCTCCGATTTCTCTCGACAACCAGCAAGTGAAATCTATCACAGAAATAGTTACCTTCTTGCAGGAATTTCTCGAAGTCTACAAGTCACCCTACGAGTATAGCGACGAAGCAGATCCCTTGGAGATTCGCATTTTGG ATGCAAGTCATACAGCTGAAGATGTGATTGAGTCTTATATAATTGACATCATTCAGCTTTCTGCATCAGCAGCTGATGATGGTGTTGATGAACAAATCAGTTGCATTCACTTCTATCAAGATTTGCAAAATGTGATAGAAGAAATTGATTTAATCAAGAAAGAGGTGGCTGGGTTTACTAGGGAGAAGGTAGTTCACCATACAAACTCGGGTTTTGATGAAACTGGTTTAAGATCCAGTTCCACTGAGAAGAACCATCTCATGGTAGGGTTTGATGATGTGCTTCTTCAACTCCTGGATAGGCTTACCGATGGAAACACCAGTCGCCAAATAATCCCTATTGTGGGGATGGGTGGCATCGGCAAAACCACTCTTGCAAAAGGTGCGTTTAAACACGCGCTTATTAAGGAGCATTTTGATATCTGTGTGTGGGCTACCATTTCTCAAGATTATAATATAGTAGAAACTCTTAGGGAAGTTCTCACTCGAGCAGGAGGATCCTCCAGCACTATGGATGAGAAAGAATTGGAAGTTAGATTATTCAAGTGCTTATGGGGTAGGAGGTATCTCATTATATTGGATGATATGTGGAGTATAGATGTGTGGGATAGgttgaaattttcatttcctgATTGCCATGAGGGTAGTCGAATAGTAGTAACAACAAGGATGTCGAACTTGGGTGCCCACTTGACGAATTCCAATAGCCTCTTTAAGATTGGATTTCTAGACGAGGTTAGTAGTTGGACTTTGTTCTCCAAAGTTGTATTTGGGGAACAAAGCTTTCCTACTCAGCTCGAGAGTATTGGAAAGAGaattatgaaaaaatgtaatggacTTCCTTTGTGTATTGTTGTAATAGGAGGTCTAATGGCTAAATCCGAACGTACACTAGGATATTGGGAGCACATAGAGAAAAACTTAAGCTCAATTGTGAATTCGGAGAATGATGATTATTGCTTGAGATTGTTGAAACTGAGCTATAACTATTTGCCTGCCTATCTAAAGCCTTGTTTTTTGTATATGGGAGTGTTTGAGGAAGACAGTGAAATTCGTGCTTCAATAATCGTTCAACTATGGATTTCTGAAGGATTTCTTAAACCGATTGACGCCAAAAGTTTGACAACAGTTGCCGAACAGTACTTGAAAGAACTAGTGGAAAGAAATCTCATTCTAGTTCATGAGTCGGAGATACTTGGGAAAGTAAAGTCCtacaaaattcatgatttactTAGAGATCTGTCTATGAAAGAAGCTGAGAAACATAGGTTTTTTTATATCCTCGGGGAAAAAAGTCCTCAAGGACTAATTAGCCAACAACGTATTGTTATTCCTGGAAGCACTTCCTGGACAAAAACCCAAGATGCCTTGGAATATATGTCCTATGCTCGTTCTTATCTAGTATCTGGTAATAAAAGAGTTGATCGATTCCCAAATTCTAGATATTTGAGGTTATCGCATACGTGTGATTGGCAAAgctcaaaattaaatgtgtttCAGTTGATGAACTCACGATACTGTAGGTTTGAAGCTGATGCGAAGTTTGTAATTCCTTCTTCCATCAATCTGCTTTGGAATTTAGACACACTAATTATTAGTAGTGCGAAAGATTTGATTGCACCAATTGAAATCTGGAAAATGTATAAACTTAGGCATCTCGAGTTTAATGATCAGAGATTGCATCTCCCAGATCCTCCTCTGAGCGCCGAAGATGATATTATTATCATGGGGAATCTAGAGGTGGTTAGAGGAGTGAAAAATTTCAATGTAGGTGAAGATATTGTTAAAACAAATCCCAATATCAAGGAATTGGATATGGTGTACGACGGGCAACTAATTGATGGAGTGAACCATCTTAGTAAACTGGAATCCTTGGAGTTGTGGGCCCACTCCCCTGATATTGGAAACTATCTGCATAAGATCAACTTCCCACCTTCCCTTAAAAACTTGATTCTCCACCTACCAAGTAATTTTGAGTTGGAGGACAAAATGCAAATGATAGGTTCCTTACCACTTCTCGAGAAGCTCGAATCATGGGGAGGCCGCTTCAGAACGCGTGAATGGGAAACAATTGAAGACCAATTCCTAAGTCTGAAGTCACTTACATTGTCTCATTGTGGTGATCTTGAAAACTGGACAGTGACGGATAGCTCCCACTTTCCACTTCTTATAGAGCTTTGTCTTTCTTACTTAGATGAATTGAAGGAGATTCCTTCAGTAATTGGGGAAATACCAACACTAAGATCAATTGCATTGGAATTTTGCAATGAATCGGTGGTATTGTCAGCTAAACAGATATTAGACGAACAAGAGGATTTAAATGGAGACCAACTCGACCTCTTTGTTTACGCTGGAGTTTGGAAGGAAGATAGAGCATTGAAGAAGTTGGCAACTTCCAACTTTGAAGTCACAGTGCAACTCTATTA CAGGGAAAAGCTCTTGGAATCCAGCGATAGCTCCGACGACGGATGA
- the LOC125219774 gene encoding elongation factor 1-alpha — translation MGKEKIHISIVVIGHVDSGKSTTTGHLIYKLGGIDKRVIERFEKEAAEMNKRSFKYAWVLDKLKAERERGITIDIALWKFETTKYYCTVIDAPGHRDFIKNMITGTSQADCAVLIIDSTTGGFEAGISKDGQTREHALLAFTLGVKQMICCCNKMDATTPKYSKARYDEIIKEVSSYLKKVGYNPEKIPFVPISGFEGDNMIERSTNLDWYKGPTLLEALDAVQEPKRPSDKPLRLPLQDVYKIGGIGTVPVGRVETGVIKPGMVVTFGPTGLTTEVKSVEMHHEALQEALPGDNVGFNVKNVAVKDLKRGFVASNSKDDPAKEAANFTSQVIIMNHPGQIGNGYAPVLDCHTSHIAVKFSELMTKIDRRSGKELEKEPKFLKNGDAGMVKMIPTKPMVVETFSQYPPLGRFAVRDMRQTVAVGVIKSVEKKDPSGAKVTKAAAKKGAK, via the exons ATGGGTAAGGAAAAGATTCATATCAGCATCGTGGTCATTGGCCATGTCGACTCCGGGAAGTCGACCACCACTGGACATCTCATCTACAAGCTTGGAGGTATTGACAAGCGTGTGATTGAGAGGTTCGAGAAGGAGGCTGCTGAGATGAACAAAAGGTCATTCAAGTACGCATGGGTTCTTGACAAGCTGAAGGCTGAGCGTGAGCGTGGTATCACCATTGATATTGCCCTCTGGAAGTTTGAGACCACCAAGTACTACTGCACTGTCATCGATGCTCCTGGACATCGTGATTTCATCAAGAACATGATTACTGGAACCTCCCAGGCTGATTGTGCTGTGCTTATCATCGATTCTACCACTGGTGGTTTTGAGGCTGGTATCTCCAAGGATGGTCAGACTCGTGAGCATGCTCTTCTGGCTTTCACTCTTGGAGTGAAGCAAATGATTTGTTGCTGTAACAAG ATGGATGCTACCACCCCGAAGTACTCCAAGGCGAGGTACGATGAAATCATCAAGGAAGTCTCATCATACCTGAAGAAGGTTGGGTACAACCCTGAGAAGATCCCATTCGTTCCCATTTCTGGGTTCGAAGGTGACAACATGATTGAGAGGTCGACCAACCTTGACTGGTACAAGGGCCCAACTCTTCTTGAGGCTCTTGATGCTGTCCAGGAGCCTAAGAGGCCCTCAGACAAGCCTCTCCGTCTCCCACTTCAGGATGTGTACAAGATTGGTGGTATTGGAACTGTGCCAGTCGGAAGAGTCGAAACTGGTGTCATCAAACCCGGTATGGTCGTCACCTTCGGACCAACTGGGCTGACCACTGAAGTCAAGTCTGTTGAGATGCACCACGAGGCCCTCCAAGAAGCTCTCCCAGGAGACAACGTTGGCTTCAACGTCAAGAACGTTGCTGTCAAGGATCTCAAGCGTGGTTTCGTTGCATCCAACTCCAAGGATGACCCCGCCAAGGAGGCTGCCAACTTCACCTCACAGGTCATCATCATGAACCACCCTGGACAGATTGGAAACGGATACGCCCCAGTCCTCGACTGCCACACCTCCCACATTGCTGTGAAGTTCTCTGAGCTCATGACCAAGATCGACAGGCGTTCTGGTAAGGAGCTTGAGAAGGAGCCCAAGTTCTTGAAGAACGGTGATGCCGGTATGGTGAAGATGATTCCGACCAAGCCCATGGTGGTGGAGACCTTCTCGCAGTACCCTCCTCTTGGAAGGTTTGCCGTGAGGGACATGCGTCAGACCGTTGCTGTTGGTGTGATCAAGAgcgtggagaagaaggatcCCTCAGGTGCCAAGGTGACCAAGGCTGCTGCCAAGAAGGGTGCCAAGTGA
- the LOC125219723 gene encoding ER lumen protein-retaining receptor isoform X1 has protein sequence MNIFRLAGDMTHLASVLVLLLKIHTIKSCAGVSLKTQELYAIVFVTRYLDLFTDYISLYNTLMKIIFLGSSISIVWYMKHHKVVRRSYNKDQDTFRHYALMIPCLFLALIANEKFSFKEVMWAFSLYLEAVAILPQLVLLQRTRNIDNLTGQYVFLLGAYRAFYILNWIYRFFTEPHYVHWIIWISGLVQTLLYADFFYYYFQSWKNNVKLELPA, from the exons atGAACATTTTCAGGTTAGCAGGGGATATGACACATTTGGCAAGTGTTCTTGTTTTGCTCCTCAAGATTCACACTATCAAATCCTGTGCTG GCGTTTCTCTGAAGACTCAGGAACTCTACGCTATTGTTTTTGTCACTCGATACTTGGATCTTTTCACGGACTACATCTCGTTGTACAATACATTgatgaaaattattttcttgggAAGTTCCATATCGATAGTCTGGTATATGAAGCATCACAAGGTTGTCCGCAGATCCTACAACAAAGACCAGGACACTTTCCGTCACTATGCCCTTATGATACCATGTTTGTTTTTAGCACTGATTGCAAATGAGAAGTTTTCCTTCAAAGAG GTGATGTGGGCATTTTCCTTATACTTAGAAGCAGTTGCTATCCTTCCTCAATTAGTTTTGCTGCAGAGAACAAGGAATATCGACAACTTGACTGGACAATATGTTTTTCTTCTTGG TGCATACCGAgcattttatattcttaacTGGATTTACCGCTTCTTCACTGAACCACACTATGTCCACTGGATAA TTTGGATTTCAGGACTTGTTCAGACGCTTCTTTATGCTGATTTCTTCTATTACTACTTCCAAAG CTGGAAGAATAACGTGAAGCTCGAATTGCCTGCTTGA
- the LOC125219723 gene encoding ER lumen protein-retaining receptor isoform X2, with translation MKIIFLGSSISIVWYMKHHKVVRRSYNKDQDTFRHYALMIPCLFLALIANEKFSFKEVMWAFSLYLEAVAILPQLVLLQRTRNIDNLTGQYVFLLGAYRAFYILNWIYRFFTEPHYVHWIIWISGLVQTLLYADFFYYYFQSWKNNVKLELPA, from the exons atgaaaattattttcttgggAAGTTCCATATCGATAGTCTGGTATATGAAGCATCACAAGGTTGTCCGCAGATCCTACAACAAAGACCAGGACACTTTCCGTCACTATGCCCTTATGATACCATGTTTGTTTTTAGCACTGATTGCAAATGAGAAGTTTTCCTTCAAAGAG GTGATGTGGGCATTTTCCTTATACTTAGAAGCAGTTGCTATCCTTCCTCAATTAGTTTTGCTGCAGAGAACAAGGAATATCGACAACTTGACTGGACAATATGTTTTTCTTCTTGG TGCATACCGAgcattttatattcttaacTGGATTTACCGCTTCTTCACTGAACCACACTATGTCCACTGGATAA TTTGGATTTCAGGACTTGTTCAGACGCTTCTTTATGCTGATTTCTTCTATTACTACTTCCAAAG CTGGAAGAATAACGTGAAGCTCGAATTGCCTGCTTGA
- the LOC125185336 gene encoding transcription factor BEE 1-like isoform X2 translates to MGDHQIFLADMENYKHYFPSPDVQFNTYSSSFTNHYLPQPLNNIDHAHTKRKSPEIVPSSPQLSDTSNNKGKKSKREKTKEEVVHVRAKRGQATDSHSLAERVRREKINERLRCLQDIVPGCYKSMAMSVMLDEIINYVQSLQNQVELTAASAFHDFNSDEDALEILQRANIQNGPPSHSAPLGFNFDYYPQFPHNM, encoded by the exons ATGGGTGATCATCAAATATTCTTAGCAGACATGGAAAACTACAAACACTATTTCCCTTCACCAGATGTCCAATTCAACACCTATTCTTCAAGCTTCACAAATCACTATTTGCCACAGCCATTAAACAACATTGATCATGCCCACACCAAGAGGAAATCACCGGAGATCGTACCTTCTTCGCCTCAGCTTTCCGATACAAGCAACAAT AAGGGGAAGAAATCGAAACGAGAGAAGACGAAAGAGGAGGTTGTTCATGTTAGAGCCAAGAGAGGCCAAGCCACTGATAGTCACAGTTTAGCAGAGAGA gtgagaagagagaaaattaatgaaaGGTTAAGATGCTTGCAAGACATTGTACCAGGATGTTACAAG AGCATGGCGATGTCAGTGATGCTGGATGAGATCATAAATTATGTGCAGTCCTTGCAAAATCAAGTGgag CTCACGGCGGCGAGTGCGTTTCACGACTTCAACTCCGACGAAGATGCTTTGGAGATATTGCAG AGAGCAAACATACAAAATGGACCACCTTCTCATTCTGCTCCATTAGGATTCAACTTTGATTATTACCCTCAATTTCCACACAACATGTGA
- the LOC125185336 gene encoding transcription factor BEE 1-like isoform X1: MGDHQIFLADMENYKHYFPSPDVQFNTYSSSFTNHYLPQPLNNIDHAHTKRKSPEIVPSSPQLSDTSNNKGKKSKREKTKEEVVHVRAKRGQATDSHSLAERVRREKINERLRCLQDIVPGCYKSMAMSVMLDEIINYVQSLQNQVEFLSMKLTAASAFHDFNSDEDALEILQRANIQNGPPSHSAPLGFNFDYYPQFPHNM, from the exons ATGGGTGATCATCAAATATTCTTAGCAGACATGGAAAACTACAAACACTATTTCCCTTCACCAGATGTCCAATTCAACACCTATTCTTCAAGCTTCACAAATCACTATTTGCCACAGCCATTAAACAACATTGATCATGCCCACACCAAGAGGAAATCACCGGAGATCGTACCTTCTTCGCCTCAGCTTTCCGATACAAGCAACAAT AAGGGGAAGAAATCGAAACGAGAGAAGACGAAAGAGGAGGTTGTTCATGTTAGAGCCAAGAGAGGCCAAGCCACTGATAGTCACAGTTTAGCAGAGAGA gtgagaagagagaaaattaatgaaaGGTTAAGATGCTTGCAAGACATTGTACCAGGATGTTACAAG AGCATGGCGATGTCAGTGATGCTGGATGAGATCATAAATTATGTGCAGTCCTTGCAAAATCAAGTGgag TTTCTTTCCATGAAGCTCACGGCGGCGAGTGCGTTTCACGACTTCAACTCCGACGAAGATGCTTTGGAGATATTGCAG AGAGCAAACATACAAAATGGACCACCTTCTCATTCTGCTCCATTAGGATTCAACTTTGATTATTACCCTCAATTTCCACACAACATGTGA
- the LOC125219929 gene encoding uncharacterized protein LOC125219929 isoform X2, giving the protein MDAKRVLGNNDIDDVRWLCSLTDSELDLLISLKNMVKMRADKIGHGALAKKFNLHMLWAFSVIFMEHLKGQLKDVPVASSNLFKQNVSGIFARMTDEDLYPYVNSDRRKRVFGMICIPPKSKKTSN; this is encoded by the exons ATGGATGCAAAACGTGTGCTGGGAAACAATGACATTGATGATGTCCGTTGGCTATGTTCGTTAACCGACTCTGAACTT GATCTGTTAATTAGCTTAAAGAATATGGTAAAGATGCGAGCTGATAAAATTGGCCATGGAGCTTTGGCAAAGAAGTTCAACTTACATATGTTGTGGGCCTTCA GTGTCATATTTATGGAACATTTGAAAGGACAGCTAAAAGATGTGCCAGTGGCTTCCAGTAACTTGTTCAAACAAAACGTCAGTGGTATCTTTGCTAGAATGACTGATGAAGATTTATATCCATATGTGAATTCTGATAGGAGGAAAAGAGTTTTTGGCAT GATATGCATCCCTCCCAAAAGCAAAAAAACTAGCAACTGA
- the LOC125219929 gene encoding uncharacterized protein LOC125219929 isoform X1 produces MDAKRVLGNNDIDDVRWLCSLTDSELDLLISLKNMVKMRADKIGHGALAKKFNLHMLWAFSVIFMEHLKGQLKDVPVASSNLFKQNVSGIFARMTDEDLYPYVNSDRRKRVFGMLFQDMHPSQKQKN; encoded by the exons ATGGATGCAAAACGTGTGCTGGGAAACAATGACATTGATGATGTCCGTTGGCTATGTTCGTTAACCGACTCTGAACTT GATCTGTTAATTAGCTTAAAGAATATGGTAAAGATGCGAGCTGATAAAATTGGCCATGGAGCTTTGGCAAAGAAGTTCAACTTACATATGTTGTGGGCCTTCA GTGTCATATTTATGGAACATTTGAAAGGACAGCTAAAAGATGTGCCAGTGGCTTCCAGTAACTTGTTCAAACAAAACGTCAGTGGTATCTTTGCTAGAATGACTGATGAAGATTTATATCCATATGTGAATTCTGATAGGAGGAAAAGAGTTTTTGGCAT GCTTTTTCAGGATATGCATCCCTCCCAAAAGCAAAAAAACTAG
- the LOC125219929 gene encoding uncharacterized protein LOC125219929 isoform X3 yields the protein MDAKRVLGNNDIDDVRWLCSLTDSELDLLISLKNMVKMRADKIGHGALAKKFNLHMLWAFSVIFMEHLKGQLKDVPVASSNLFKQNVSGIFARMTDEDLYPYVNSDRRKRVFGIWN from the exons ATGGATGCAAAACGTGTGCTGGGAAACAATGACATTGATGATGTCCGTTGGCTATGTTCGTTAACCGACTCTGAACTT GATCTGTTAATTAGCTTAAAGAATATGGTAAAGATGCGAGCTGATAAAATTGGCCATGGAGCTTTGGCAAAGAAGTTCAACTTACATATGTTGTGGGCCTTCA GTGTCATATTTATGGAACATTTGAAAGGACAGCTAAAAGATGTGCCAGTGGCTTCCAGTAACTTGTTCAAACAAAACGTCAGTGGTATCTTTGCTAGAATGACTGATGAAGATTTATATCCATATGTGAATTCTGATAGGAGGAAAAGAGTTTTTGGCAT cTGGAATTAA